The Aminiphilus circumscriptus DSM 16581 genome contains a region encoding:
- a CDS encoding leucyl aminopeptidase, which yields MSVSVFPAPATPSEFTSEALGITLFEEDLSRLEELGNPLAPLLAEAAGLHRFSGKKEQAFSLPLPSSLGVSTVRRVYVAGMGPSAKATCDSWRFAAAGIAKSAVRDKVTELLLWSPGALEPPCGIPKGTATKALVEGALLGNDRGTSFRTKREDDDNGEASLARLSVAGGTEEDLTAGRLFAEAQIYARHLANEPGNMVNPLILAERAQALAQAEGLECTVYDDTAIREMGMEGLWSVGKGSKTPPRLIHLVYRPDGTPRKKVALVGKGLTFDSGGLNIKTEGHMRTMKGDKSGACVVLGTMQALARLRPDLEVHALVGAAENMPDGGAYRPDDVVRAKNGKTIEIDNTDAEGRVTLADVLCFASELAPSMIIDVATLTGACVVALGEYTAGLFSNSDALAERIYAKGKETGERFWRLPLDDERLRKKISSPIADVLNSGGRYGGAITAAMFLQEFVAEGIDWAHLDIAGVDNYKEPYGYYGKGATGFGVRILLEVLRSL from the coding sequence ATGTCCGTTTCCGTGTTCCCCGCGCCAGCAACACCCTCCGAATTCACGTCGGAGGCTCTCGGAATCACCCTTTTCGAGGAGGATCTTTCCCGCCTTGAAGAATTGGGAAATCCCTTGGCACCCCTTCTCGCCGAGGCTGCGGGACTCCATCGCTTCTCCGGCAAAAAGGAACAGGCGTTTTCCCTGCCGCTTCCGTCTTCCCTGGGGGTCTCCACCGTCCGCCGGGTCTATGTGGCGGGCATGGGACCCTCCGCCAAGGCGACTTGCGATTCCTGGCGCTTCGCCGCTGCGGGAATCGCAAAAAGCGCCGTCAGGGACAAGGTGACCGAACTGCTGCTCTGGAGCCCCGGCGCACTTGAACCCCCCTGCGGCATTCCGAAGGGCACCGCCACCAAAGCACTTGTAGAGGGAGCGCTTCTGGGAAACGACCGGGGTACCTCGTTCCGCACCAAAAGGGAGGACGACGACAACGGAGAAGCATCGCTCGCACGCCTTTCTGTCGCCGGAGGCACCGAAGAGGACTTGACCGCGGGACGCCTCTTCGCGGAGGCGCAGATCTACGCACGCCATCTCGCGAATGAACCGGGCAACATGGTAAATCCCTTGATCCTCGCCGAGCGGGCTCAGGCGCTTGCCCAGGCGGAAGGACTCGAATGCACCGTCTACGACGACACGGCGATCCGGGAGATGGGCATGGAAGGGCTCTGGTCTGTCGGCAAAGGATCCAAGACGCCTCCTCGCCTCATTCATCTCGTATACCGCCCCGACGGCACACCCCGAAAAAAAGTAGCCCTCGTCGGCAAGGGGCTTACCTTCGACAGCGGCGGCCTGAACATCAAGACAGAAGGACACATGCGCACCATGAAGGGCGACAAGAGCGGCGCCTGCGTCGTCCTGGGAACCATGCAGGCCCTGGCGCGCCTCCGCCCCGATCTGGAGGTGCACGCTCTCGTGGGCGCCGCGGAGAACATGCCCGATGGCGGTGCCTACCGCCCCGACGACGTGGTGCGTGCGAAAAACGGGAAAACCATCGAGATCGACAACACCGACGCGGAAGGGCGCGTCACTCTTGCGGACGTTCTCTGTTTCGCCTCGGAACTCGCGCCCTCCATGATCATCGACGTAGCCACCCTCACGGGTGCCTGCGTGGTGGCCCTCGGAGAGTATACGGCCGGGCTCTTCTCCAATTCCGACGCACTGGCGGAACGCATCTACGCGAAAGGAAAAGAGACAGGGGAACGTTTCTGGAGACTTCCCCTCGACGACGAGCGTCTGCGCAAGAAGATCTCCTCGCCCATCGCGGACGTGCTGAACTCCGGCGGCCGCTACGGCGGTGCCATCACCGCCGCCATGTTCCTTCAGGAATTCGTTGCGGAGGGGATCGACTGGGCGCACCTGGACATCGCCGGCGTGGACAACTACAAGGAACCCTACGGCTACTACGGCAAGGGAGCCACCGGCTTCGGCGTGCGGATCCTTCTGGAAGTGCTCCGGTCTCTCTAG
- the gatA gene encoding Asp-tRNA(Asn)/Glu-tRNA(Gln) amidotransferase subunit GatA, giving the protein MELWQLPAWRITEAVVRGELSVSEVVETHLARLKAHNPEIFALLTVTEKEARRRAAELDERHARGEEPGLLAGVPVVLKDNMCTRGVRTTCGSRMLENWIPPYDASVVTSLEAAGAVILGKANMDEFAMGSSTEHSAFGFTANPWDFSRVPGGSSGGSAASVAAGFAPLALGSDTGGSIRQPAAFCGVHGLKPTYGLVSRYGLVAFASSLDQIGPFARDVGDLALALDVIAAPDPRDATCGTESRPRYLDAMMTDSLRGRRIGLVKEFSGFDVDPELRNTLVHAARICQDSGAELVDISLPITIEFGLACYYILAPAEASSNLARYDGVRYGLRAEGDTLLEQYFRTRGAGFGKEVKRRILTGTYVLSSGYYDAYYLTAQKVRRRIVQEFAQVFSGVDAILLPTSPCLPFSRGELVDDPIRMYLTDVFTLPVNLAGLPGLSLCTGYAGNGLPLSVQLVGKAWSEQQLLGIAAVLESHFGIPRIAPLEAKTHSKGGEQS; this is encoded by the coding sequence ATGGAACTCTGGCAGTTGCCCGCGTGGCGTATCACCGAAGCGGTGGTGCGCGGGGAGCTTTCCGTCTCCGAGGTCGTGGAGACACATCTTGCCAGGTTGAAGGCCCACAATCCGGAGATTTTCGCTCTGCTCACCGTGACAGAAAAAGAAGCCCGGCGTAGGGCGGCGGAGCTGGACGAGCGGCATGCCCGCGGTGAGGAGCCGGGGCTTTTGGCGGGTGTTCCGGTGGTCCTGAAGGACAACATGTGCACCAGGGGAGTGCGGACCACCTGCGGCAGCAGAATGCTGGAGAATTGGATCCCCCCCTACGATGCCTCGGTGGTCACGTCTCTCGAGGCGGCGGGAGCGGTGATCCTCGGCAAGGCCAACATGGACGAGTTTGCCATGGGAAGCTCCACGGAACACTCCGCGTTCGGTTTCACCGCGAATCCCTGGGATTTCTCCCGCGTGCCCGGAGGCAGTTCGGGAGGAAGCGCCGCCTCTGTCGCCGCCGGTTTTGCGCCGCTCGCGCTGGGCAGCGATACGGGCGGATCCATCCGGCAGCCCGCCGCCTTTTGCGGTGTTCACGGGCTCAAACCCACCTACGGTCTTGTGAGCCGTTACGGTCTTGTGGCCTTTGCCTCGTCTCTCGACCAGATAGGCCCCTTCGCACGGGATGTGGGCGATCTGGCTCTCGCCCTCGACGTCATCGCCGCGCCGGACCCGAGGGATGCCACGTGCGGCACCGAATCGCGCCCGCGGTATCTCGACGCCATGATGACCGATTCGCTCCGGGGCAGGCGAATCGGGCTGGTGAAGGAATTCTCCGGATTCGACGTGGATCCGGAGCTGCGCAACACGCTGGTTCACGCGGCCAGGATCTGCCAGGATTCGGGGGCCGAGTTGGTGGACATCTCCCTGCCCATCACCATCGAGTTCGGCTTGGCCTGTTACTACATTCTGGCTCCCGCCGAGGCCAGTTCCAATCTCGCCCGCTACGATGGGGTCCGCTACGGGCTTCGCGCCGAAGGCGACACGCTGCTGGAGCAGTATTTTCGGACCCGTGGCGCCGGATTCGGCAAGGAAGTGAAGCGACGGATTCTCACCGGCACCTATGTGCTGAGTTCCGGATATTACGATGCGTACTACCTGACCGCTCAGAAGGTTCGGCGCCGCATCGTGCAGGAATTCGCGCAGGTTTTTTCCGGCGTGGATGCAATTCTCCTGCCTACGTCGCCCTGTCTTCCCTTCTCCAGGGGCGAACTGGTGGACGATCCCATTCGCATGTACCTGACGGATGTCTTCACTCTTCCCGTGAACCTCGCGGGCTTACCCGGGCTCTCCCTCTGTACGGGGTACGCCGGAAACGGCCTTCCTCTGAGCGTGCAGCTCGTGGGAAAAGCATGGAGCGAGCAGCAGCTTCTCGGAATCGCCGCCGTGCTCGAATCTCATTTCGGCATACCACGGATTGCGCCTCTTGAGGCGAAGACGCACTCCAAGGGAGGTGAACAGTCGTGA
- the gatC gene encoding Asp-tRNA(Asn)/Glu-tRNA(Gln) amidotransferase subunit GatC yields the protein MTVSEDEVRRVAALIRLEVHEEEIPSFQRHFNDILAQFHSLERLDVTDVDPFAMDEVRKTLLRDDIPRTWDLRDEALNAAPVREGDFFRVPRILGEAE from the coding sequence ATGACTGTTTCCGAGGACGAGGTACGGCGCGTGGCCGCCCTGATACGGCTGGAAGTCCACGAGGAGGAGATCCCTTCCTTCCAGAGGCATTTCAATGACATTCTCGCGCAGTTCCATTCACTGGAACGCCTCGATGTGACCGACGTGGATCCCTTCGCCATGGACGAGGTCAGGAAGACACTCCTGCGGGACGACATCCCCAGGACATGGGATCTCCGGGATGAGGCCCTCAATGCGGCGCCGGTCCGGGAGGGCGATTTCTTCCGGGTTCCGCGCATTCTCGGGGAGGCGGAGTGA
- the cysK gene encoding cysteine synthase A has translation MFRVDNAVVVSRIGETPFLRLPSEGGATILVKLEGNNPGGSVKDRAAWGMLRYAEAEGKLSAETVLVEPTSGNTGIALAMLGRALGLRVIFTMPESMSLERRAVLAALGADLVLTPAAEGMGGAVRRAQELLQEIPGGLLPDQFSNPGNPWAHQVTTGPEILTALRGAHLRAFVAGVGTGGTLSGAGRTLKAVYPQVRIVAVEPSESPVLSGGTPGPHRIQGIGAGFVPRNFDRDVVDEILSVSTEDAFEATRWLAEKFGLFCGVSTGANVTAARHIARLFSPEDVVVTLSPDRGDKYLSLGVFRGTFT, from the coding sequence ATGTTTCGTGTTGATAATGCTGTGGTCGTGTCTCGGATAGGCGAAACGCCGTTCTTGAGATTGCCTTCGGAGGGTGGTGCGACGATTCTCGTGAAGCTGGAGGGCAACAACCCGGGAGGATCCGTGAAAGACCGCGCTGCCTGGGGAATGCTCCGCTACGCCGAGGCGGAAGGAAAGCTCTCCGCGGAAACGGTGCTGGTGGAGCCGACATCGGGCAATACCGGTATCGCCCTCGCCATGTTGGGGCGGGCGCTCGGACTTCGCGTGATTTTTACCATGCCCGAGTCAATGTCGTTGGAACGACGGGCCGTACTGGCGGCCCTCGGGGCGGATCTCGTTCTCACTCCTGCTGCGGAAGGGATGGGAGGTGCGGTGCGGAGAGCGCAGGAGCTGCTTCAGGAAATTCCGGGAGGGTTGCTGCCGGATCAGTTTTCGAATCCTGGAAATCCCTGGGCACATCAGGTTACCACGGGTCCAGAGATTCTGACGGCCCTCAGAGGTGCGCATCTCCGAGCGTTCGTCGCCGGAGTCGGTACAGGGGGAACTCTTTCCGGTGCGGGACGTACTCTCAAGGCCGTGTATCCCCAGGTGCGCATCGTGGCGGTGGAACCTTCGGAAAGCCCGGTTCTCAGTGGAGGAACGCCTGGTCCTCACCGGATTCAGGGGATCGGGGCCGGATTTGTGCCTCGTAATTTCGACAGGGATGTGGTGGACGAGATTCTTTCCGTGTCCACCGAAGATGCCTTCGAAGCCACGCGCTGGCTTGCGGAAAAGTTCGGGCTCTTCTGCGGGGTCTCCACGGGAGCGAACGTAACGGCGGCGCGGCACATCGCCCGACTCTTTTCCCCGGAGGACGTAGTGGTCACCCTTTCTCCAGACCGGGGGGACAAATATCTCAGTTTGGGCGTCTTTCGAGGAACATTCACCTGA
- the mnmE gene encoding tRNA uridine-5-carboxymethylaminomethyl(34) synthesis GTPase MnmE — protein sequence MTDSETSRDGNTVPRTPPDAFFPEESGDGAKESTIAAIATAPGEAGIAIVRLSGPKAGALALAQFTPFSGTKETISPRTFRLGVFQDGTGQPLDQVLFVLFAAPRSYTGEEVAELHCHGGTLAAKLVLAELFTLGARPAEPGEFTRRAFLNGRIDLAQAEAVLSVIRARSDAALRAGVRTLQGRFSSRLRPLHDSILRLSGLLEASLDFPEEELPECTNEGVLRELSALSEALSRIYERSRQGNLLREGVRVALVGRPNVGKSSLLNAFLQESRAIVTAVPGTTRDIIEEVLTHKGVPLRLLDTAGIRTPEGPVEALGIDRANRAFEEADIRLWVVDGSEPLTREDEELASRLAPRPHLVAINKADLPLRTGPEEIRTLLWESTIVVLSAERGEGIEELKDALVRLWGNDASDDEAHNVSSRQVEELRLALDALSAAKGALSSGLGQDAAATAIAEARGCLERILGLSWDDALLDTIFSRFCIGK from the coding sequence ATGACGGACAGCGAAACATCCCGCGACGGGAACACCGTACCCCGAACTCCGCCGGATGCGTTTTTCCCTGAAGAAAGCGGCGATGGTGCGAAAGAAAGCACCATCGCCGCCATCGCCACCGCGCCCGGAGAGGCGGGCATCGCCATCGTCCGCCTCTCCGGACCGAAGGCCGGAGCACTCGCTTTGGCCCAATTCACCCCATTTTCCGGCACGAAGGAAACCATTTCCCCCCGCACGTTCCGCCTCGGCGTGTTCCAGGACGGCACAGGTCAGCCTCTCGACCAGGTGCTCTTCGTCCTCTTCGCCGCCCCCCGGAGCTACACCGGCGAGGAAGTGGCGGAACTCCACTGCCACGGAGGCACCCTCGCGGCAAAGCTCGTCCTGGCCGAACTCTTCACTTTGGGCGCCCGTCCTGCGGAACCCGGTGAATTCACCCGCCGGGCCTTTCTGAACGGGCGTATCGACCTCGCCCAGGCAGAAGCCGTTCTCTCGGTCATTCGCGCCCGGAGCGACGCGGCACTTCGAGCCGGCGTCCGTACACTCCAGGGGCGTTTTTCCTCGCGGCTCAGGCCCCTTCACGACAGCATCCTCCGTCTTTCCGGGCTCCTCGAAGCCTCACTGGATTTCCCCGAGGAAGAGCTCCCGGAGTGCACAAACGAGGGTGTGCTCCGGGAACTGTCGGCGCTCTCCGAGGCATTATCCCGCATCTATGAGCGCAGTCGCCAGGGAAATCTTCTCCGTGAGGGCGTTCGCGTAGCCCTGGTGGGGCGTCCGAACGTGGGAAAATCCTCGCTCCTCAACGCTTTTCTTCAGGAATCGCGGGCCATCGTGACCGCTGTTCCGGGGACGACCAGGGACATCATCGAGGAAGTTCTCACCCACAAGGGCGTGCCGCTGCGCCTCCTGGACACGGCGGGCATCCGCACTCCCGAAGGCCCCGTGGAGGCCCTGGGCATCGACCGGGCGAACCGCGCCTTCGAAGAAGCGGACATCCGGCTCTGGGTGGTGGACGGAAGCGAGCCCCTGACCCGCGAGGACGAGGAACTCGCCTCCCGACTGGCGCCACGCCCCCACCTGGTAGCGATCAACAAGGCGGACCTTCCGCTCAGGACAGGTCCGGAGGAGATACGCACCCTTCTGTGGGAAAGTACGATTGTCGTCCTTTCCGCCGAACGCGGAGAGGGTATCGAAGAATTGAAGGACGCCCTCGTGCGGCTCTGGGGAAACGATGCTTCCGACGATGAGGCACACAATGTCTCCTCCAGGCAGGTGGAGGAACTCCGCCTTGCTCTGGACGCCCTCTCCGCGGCGAAAGGCGCACTTTCCTCCGGCCTGGGGCAGGATGCGGCGGCCACGGCCATTGCTGAGGCCAGGGGCTGTCTGGAGCGGATCCTCGGTCTCTCCTGGGATGACGCGCTCCTCGACACGATCTTCAGCCGCTTCTGCATCGGGAAATGA
- the fusA gene encoding elongation factor G, whose translation MGTRKPEDIRAVVVVGHGGSGKTTLTEVALFDAGVTTRMGKIEDGNTVSDFSSEEQKRQISINASVATLPYKGKTLYLLDAPGYADFIGDMRSSMRVADAAVMVVSGVHGVEVQTEKAWEFSEDFNIPVVFFLSKMARENADFERSLGEIRQYMTERAMPLFLPIGKETTFKGVADLLSGKAYLYKGDGSKDMSEGPIPADMADAVAAARESLVECIVEADDELMMRYLDGEQISMEELVPALRKSVRERRLFPVIPGDSGANVGIYQFLDIVADVLPSPLEMAPRPALKGDEEVQVAPDPKGPFMALCFKVMVDPYVGKLSFLRVFSGTLTSDQPIYNVNKGEEERVSAFKLMCGKEGKDTKDIVVGDILAIPKLHSTVVGDTLAVKGCSLTFPPIQFPLPVYSVAVLPKSRADEDKLATSLHRMLEEDATLSYKKDPETNDNILSGMGDLHLDIMLSRIKERYGVELETRTPRVPYRETIKKKAKAQGKYKKQTGGRGQYGDAHIEFEPMERGTGFEFLDKVVGGVVPKSYIPAVEKGLREALPKGYLAGYPMVDIRASLVFGSYHDVDSSEMAFKIAASLAFKEAMKSASPVLLEPIMNVEVVVPEEYLGDVMGDMNSRRGRIMGIDSKGRLQVVKAQVPMGEMFRYAIVLRSMTSGRGNFTMAFSHYEEAPAEVTKKVVAEYQAQAEEEKD comes from the coding sequence ATGGGGACGCGAAAACCCGAGGATATCAGGGCTGTCGTCGTTGTCGGACATGGAGGATCGGGTAAGACGACGCTTACCGAGGTTGCGTTGTTCGATGCCGGCGTGACGACCCGTATGGGGAAGATCGAGGATGGCAACACCGTCAGCGATTTCAGTTCCGAGGAACAGAAGCGCCAGATCTCCATCAACGCATCGGTGGCGACCCTGCCGTACAAGGGCAAGACCCTGTATCTGCTCGATGCGCCAGGCTATGCGGACTTCATTGGCGACATGCGCAGTTCCATGCGCGTTGCCGACGCGGCGGTCATGGTGGTGAGCGGCGTGCACGGCGTGGAGGTCCAGACCGAAAAAGCCTGGGAATTCTCGGAGGATTTCAATATCCCCGTCGTTTTCTTCCTGAGCAAAATGGCACGGGAAAACGCGGATTTCGAGCGCTCTCTCGGCGAGATCCGCCAGTACATGACGGAGCGCGCCATGCCCCTCTTCCTCCCCATCGGAAAGGAGACGACCTTCAAGGGCGTGGCGGACCTTCTCTCCGGGAAAGCCTATCTCTACAAGGGAGACGGAAGCAAGGACATGAGCGAGGGACCGATTCCCGCCGACATGGCCGATGCGGTCGCAGCCGCCCGGGAGTCTCTCGTGGAGTGCATCGTCGAGGCGGACGACGAGTTGATGATGCGCTACCTCGACGGGGAGCAGATCAGCATGGAGGAACTCGTTCCCGCGCTGCGCAAGTCCGTGCGCGAGCGGCGTCTCTTTCCGGTCATCCCCGGCGACAGCGGAGCCAACGTAGGGATCTACCAATTCCTTGACATCGTCGCGGATGTCCTTCCCTCGCCTCTCGAAATGGCTCCTCGTCCTGCGCTGAAGGGCGACGAGGAGGTCCAGGTTGCCCCAGACCCAAAAGGTCCCTTCATGGCGCTCTGCTTCAAAGTCATGGTTGACCCCTACGTGGGAAAGCTCTCCTTCCTCCGCGTCTTTTCCGGGACGCTCACGTCCGATCAGCCTATTTACAACGTGAATAAAGGAGAGGAAGAACGCGTCAGCGCCTTCAAACTCATGTGCGGCAAGGAGGGCAAGGACACCAAGGACATAGTGGTGGGAGACATTCTGGCGATTCCGAAACTTCACAGCACCGTGGTGGGCGACACGCTCGCCGTCAAGGGATGCTCCCTCACCTTTCCTCCCATCCAGTTCCCGCTTCCGGTCTACAGCGTGGCGGTCCTGCCCAAGAGCCGAGCCGACGAGGACAAACTCGCCACGTCGCTGCACCGCATGCTCGAAGAGGACGCAACGCTTTCTTATAAGAAAGACCCTGAGACGAACGACAATATCCTCTCCGGCATGGGTGACCTGCATCTGGACATCATGCTCTCCAGGATCAAGGAGCGGTATGGTGTGGAGTTGGAGACCCGTACGCCGCGGGTTCCCTACCGGGAGACCATCAAGAAGAAGGCCAAGGCACAGGGAAAATACAAGAAACAGACCGGAGGCCGTGGACAGTACGGTGACGCTCATATCGAGTTCGAACCGATGGAACGTGGGACAGGATTCGAATTTCTGGACAAGGTTGTGGGAGGTGTTGTCCCCAAGTCCTATATCCCCGCAGTTGAAAAAGGATTGCGCGAAGCCCTTCCGAAGGGATATCTGGCGGGGTACCCCATGGTGGACATACGGGCTTCCCTCGTGTTCGGTTCCTACCATGACGTGGATTCCTCGGAAATGGCCTTCAAGATCGCCGCATCCCTTGCGTTCAAGGAAGCCATGAAGAGCGCCTCTCCCGTTCTCTTGGAGCCTATCATGAACGTGGAAGTGGTGGTGCCGGAGGAGTACCTGGGGGATGTCATGGGGGACATGAACAGCCGGAGAGGGCGTATCATGGGTATCGACTCCAAGGGGCGCCTCCAGGTCGTGAAGGCCCAGGTTCCCATGGGAGAGATGTTCCGTTATGCCATCGTCCTTCGCTCCATGACCTCTGGGCGGGGTAATTTCACCATGGCCTTCTCCCATTATGAGGAGGCTCCTGCGGAAGTGACGAAGAAAGTCGTCGCCGAATACCAGGCTCAGGCGGAGGAAGAGAAGGACTGA
- the epsC gene encoding serine O-acetyltransferase EpsC, translated as MLTTLREDYRSVRRMDPSIPPGLRGFFEIVLCTPGFWAIFGHRLFHFLHKRMRLPVLPRFLSLVMRWFTGIEIHPGAEIGKGVFIDHGMGVVIGETARVGDGVTIYQGVTLGARGNEAGAKRHPTVEAGAFLGSGAKILGDITVGRGARIGAGAVVVEDVPPETTVVGFPAFAIKHGGRVLWNPKTLLERLDALEEEYHRLHERLKELENAADSDARGVA; from the coding sequence GTGTTGACGACGTTGAGGGAAGATTACCGTTCCGTACGACGAATGGATCCATCCATTCCGCCGGGACTCCGGGGTTTTTTCGAGATCGTGCTCTGTACGCCTGGCTTTTGGGCAATTTTTGGGCATCGGTTGTTCCATTTTCTTCACAAGAGAATGCGGCTGCCCGTCCTTCCCCGCTTTCTCTCTCTGGTGATGCGCTGGTTCACGGGCATCGAGATCCATCCCGGAGCCGAGATCGGAAAAGGGGTGTTCATCGATCACGGTATGGGTGTGGTCATCGGCGAGACCGCCCGTGTCGGTGATGGGGTGACGATTTACCAGGGAGTCACTCTCGGTGCCCGAGGAAACGAGGCCGGGGCGAAACGCCATCCCACCGTGGAGGCGGGAGCCTTTCTCGGTAGCGGCGCGAAAATTTTGGGAGACATCACCGTGGGCAGGGGGGCACGAATCGGAGCCGGGGCAGTGGTTGTGGAAGACGTCCCCCCCGAAACGACCGTAGTGGGTTTTCCCGCCTTTGCAATCAAGCATGGTGGGAGAGTCCTATGGAATCCGAAAACCCTTTTGGAGCGCCTCGACGCGTTGGAGGAGGAGTACCACAGGCTCCACGAAAGGCTCAAAGAGTTGGAGAATGCGGCGGATTCGGATGCGAGAGGAGTTGCGTGA
- the gatB gene encoding Asp-tRNA(Asn)/Glu-tRNA(Gln) amidotransferase subunit GatB yields MTRSYTPVIGLEIHVQLATATKLFCACPTGYIGVVPNSNVCPVCLGLPGTLPVPNARAVEFTLRTALALGCSVQRGTRFHRKNYFYPDLPKAYQISQYDLPLGLGGSLDVRTDGAVHRIRITRVHMEEDAGKLVHACGDGRLSGADHSLADYNRAGIPLMEIVSEPDIRTPREAREYVAELRRLVRCLDVSDGDMESGSLRVDANISVKCSDGRWGSKVEIKNMNSLRALERALDFEIVRQTAVLEKGETVFQETRHWDDVSGHTRSSRSKEEAHDYRYFPDPDLPPLFFEESWVTSIAATLPELPWMRRERYASTFGLSGDDVGVFLEDRCLAEYFDALVSAGVTPSRAANWIRTEVLRVLNEVGGGMAAFPVAAVELASLLAAVERRELSVTAAREVFDAMRKENLSFEKASRRCGIASGNLGENALKDLLQSVLEENADVVTEIRSGGDVKGKKIRFLQGLVMRKARGQANPESVLQFLEDMLRGEQ; encoded by the coding sequence GTGACCCGTTCCTACACACCTGTGATCGGTCTTGAGATCCACGTGCAGCTCGCCACGGCGACAAAGCTATTTTGCGCCTGCCCTACCGGATACATAGGGGTTGTTCCCAACTCGAACGTCTGTCCCGTCTGCCTCGGTCTTCCCGGAACGTTGCCCGTGCCGAATGCGAGGGCCGTGGAGTTCACCCTCCGTACTGCCCTCGCGCTGGGATGCTCCGTACAGAGGGGGACCCGCTTTCACAGGAAGAACTATTTCTATCCGGATCTCCCCAAGGCATACCAGATCAGCCAATACGACCTTCCCCTCGGCCTGGGCGGCTCCCTGGACGTCCGAACGGACGGGGCTGTCCACCGCATCCGCATCACGAGGGTGCACATGGAGGAGGACGCGGGAAAACTTGTTCATGCCTGCGGTGACGGCAGGCTTTCCGGGGCGGACCATTCCCTGGCGGACTACAACCGGGCGGGTATTCCGCTCATGGAGATCGTCTCCGAGCCGGACATCCGTACTCCCCGGGAGGCCCGCGAATATGTGGCGGAACTCCGCCGTCTCGTGCGCTGTCTCGACGTGTCCGACGGAGACATGGAATCGGGGTCGCTCCGGGTGGATGCGAACATTTCCGTGAAGTGCTCCGACGGGCGCTGGGGAAGCAAGGTGGAGATCAAGAACATGAACTCTCTCCGTGCCTTGGAGCGCGCTCTCGATTTCGAGATTGTCCGCCAGACCGCCGTCCTGGAAAAGGGAGAGACCGTTTTTCAGGAAACGCGCCACTGGGACGATGTTTCGGGGCACACCCGTTCCTCGCGGAGCAAGGAAGAGGCCCACGATTACCGCTACTTCCCCGATCCGGATCTTCCACCACTCTTTTTCGAGGAATCCTGGGTGACGTCCATTGCCGCGACTCTTCCCGAGTTACCCTGGATGCGACGGGAGCGCTATGCTTCCACCTTCGGTCTTTCCGGCGACGACGTGGGCGTTTTTCTGGAGGATCGGTGCCTGGCGGAATACTTCGATGCCCTTGTGAGTGCCGGGGTTACCCCTTCCCGTGCGGCGAACTGGATCCGCACGGAAGTTCTTCGTGTTCTCAATGAAGTGGGGGGTGGCATGGCCGCATTCCCCGTCGCGGCGGTGGAACTGGCATCGCTTCTCGCCGCGGTGGAGCGCCGTGAGTTGTCTGTGACGGCGGCGAGAGAGGTGTTCGATGCGATGCGCAAAGAAAACCTCTCCTTTGAAAAGGCTTCCCGGCGGTGCGGCATTGCCTCGGGAAATCTCGGAGAGAATGCTCTGAAGGACCTTCTGCAGTCCGTCCTGGAAGAGAACGCCGATGTGGTCACGGAAATCCGTTCCGGAGGAGACGTCAAGGGCAAGAAGATCAGATTTCTCCAGGGGCTTGTCATGCGGAAGGCCCGGGGACAGGCGAATCCGGAGAGCGTGCTGCAGTTTCTCGAGGACATGCTCCGCGGAGAGCAGTGA